From a region of the Helianthus annuus cultivar XRQ/B chromosome 5, HanXRQr2.0-SUNRISE, whole genome shotgun sequence genome:
- the LOC110941631 gene encoding uncharacterized protein LOC110941631 isoform X1 produces the protein MARSTADAGRCRGFVAGGGRGQGGGRGKGVVIEENMAATRELGNNKRTWQQQDQYGRGSFAKKKLSGGSVTKLSVSSVPKTVTKEDIQHAFEEHGQVEVALVKNKRTGQQQDIMGRTTTNISKGRGQGVDRSSGEQGRSQGSVLGSSDTVGLKSNQQHTLMSSPIEEGSDGDDVSSCRVASTKRGGSSQVQVPEPVNREWIYIIDGEFSNQITATRIIGVNLKGMWSGPWKSWKDVPNEDKKRLFERFHCYFQWEEKWNGEIYSCWEQCIAGKIPDLLCRAKRK, from the exons ATGGCACGTAGTACAGCAGATGCCGGCAGATGTCGTGGTTTTGTGGCAGGAGGCGGCAGAGGGCAAG GAGGTGGCAGGGGGAAAGGTGTGGTCATTGAAGAGAACATGGCAGCAACAAGAGAACTGGGCAACAACAAGAGAACATGGCAGCAACAAG ATCAATATGGTCGAGGCAGTTTTGCTAAGAAAAAACTATCTGGAGGCAGTGTTACCAAACTTTCTGTTAGTTCTGTTCCAAAGACCGTCACTAAAGAGGAT ATCCAGCATGCTTTTGAAGAACATGGACAAGTTGAGGTTGCTTTGGTCAAAAATAAGAGAACAGGGCAGCAACAAG ATATCATGGGACGTACTACGACAAATATCAGCAAAGGTCGTGGCCAAGGTGTTGATCGAAGTAGTGGTGAGCAAGGTCGTAGTCAAGGAAGTGTTCTAGGTAGTAGTGATACCGTTGGACTAAAGTCAAATCAGCAGCATACTTTGATGTCTTCTCCCATTGAGGAGGGTAGTGATGGTGATGATGTGTCTTCGTGTCGTGTTGCTTCTACAAAGCGGGGAGGCTCTTCCCAAGTCCAAGTACCCGAACCAGTGAACCGTGAGTGGATCTATATTATAGATGGAGA ATTTAGCAATCAAATAACGGCTACGCGGATTATTGGAGTAAACCTAAAGGGTATGTGGTCCGGTCCATGGAAAAGTTGGAAAGATGTTCCTAATGAGGACAAAAAGCGGTTGTTTGAACGATTCCAT TGTTATTTTCAGTGGGAGGAGAAATGGAATGGTGAAATATATAGTTGCTGGGAGCAGTGCATTGCTGGTAAAATTCCGGATTTGTTGTGTAGGGCGAAAAGAAAATAA
- the LOC110941632 gene encoding uncharacterized protein LOC110941632 isoform X3, which translates to MPADVVVLWQEAAEGKEVAGGKVWSLKRTWQQQENWATTREHGSNKIQHAFEEHGQVEVALVKNKRTGQQQDIMGRTTTNISKGRGQGVDRSSGEQGRSQGSVLGSSDTVGLKSNQQHTLMSSPIEEGSDGDDVSSCRVASTKRGGSSQVQVPEPVNREWIYIIDGEFSNQITATRIIGVNLKGMWSGPWKSWKDVPNEDKKRLFERFHVCT; encoded by the exons ATGCCGGCAGATGTCGTGGTTTTGTGGCAGGAGGCGGCAGAGGGCAAG GAGGTGGCAGGGGGAAAGGTGTGGTCATTGAAGAGAACATGGCAGCAACAAGAGAACTGGGCAACAACAAGAGAACATGGCAGCAACAAG ATCCAGCATGCTTTTGAAGAACATGGACAAGTTGAGGTTGCTTTGGTCAAAAATAAGAGAACAGGGCAGCAACAAG ATATCATGGGACGTACTACGACAAATATCAGCAAAGGTCGTGGCCAAGGTGTTGATCGAAGTAGTGGTGAGCAAGGTCGTAGTCAAGGAAGTGTTCTAGGTAGTAGTGATACCGTTGGACTAAAGTCAAATCAGCAGCATACTTTGATGTCTTCTCCCATTGAGGAGGGTAGTGATGGTGATGATGTGTCTTCGTGTCGTGTTGCTTCTACAAAGCGGGGAGGCTCTTCCCAAGTCCAAGTACCCGAACCAGTGAACCGTGAGTGGATCTATATTATAGATGGAGA ATTTAGCAATCAAATAACGGCTACGCGGATTATTGGAGTAAACCTAAAGGGTATGTGGTCCGGTCCATGGAAAAGTTGGAAAGATGTTCCTAATGAGGACAAAAAGCGGTTGTTTGAACGATTCCATGTGTGTACTTAA
- the LOC110941631 gene encoding uncharacterized protein LOC110941631 isoform X3 produces the protein MPADVVVLWQEAAEGKEVAGGKVWSLKRTWQQQENWATTREHGSNKIQHAFEEHGQVEVALVKNKRTGQQQDIMGRTTTNISKGRGQGVDRSSGEQGRSQGSVLGSSDTVGLKSNQQHTLMSSPIEEGSDGDDVSSCRVASTKRGGSSQVQVPEPVNREWIYIIDGEFSNQITATRIIGVNLKGMWSGPWKSWKDVPNEDKKRLFERFHCYFQWEEKWNGEIYSCWEQCIAGKIPDLLCRAKRK, from the exons ATGCCGGCAGATGTCGTGGTTTTGTGGCAGGAGGCGGCAGAGGGCAAG GAGGTGGCAGGGGGAAAGGTGTGGTCATTGAAGAGAACATGGCAGCAACAAGAGAACTGGGCAACAACAAGAGAACATGGCAGCAACAAG ATCCAGCATGCTTTTGAAGAACATGGACAAGTTGAGGTTGCTTTGGTCAAAAATAAGAGAACAGGGCAGCAACAAG ATATCATGGGACGTACTACGACAAATATCAGCAAAGGTCGTGGCCAAGGTGTTGATCGAAGTAGTGGTGAGCAAGGTCGTAGTCAAGGAAGTGTTCTAGGTAGTAGTGATACCGTTGGACTAAAGTCAAATCAGCAGCATACTTTGATGTCTTCTCCCATTGAGGAGGGTAGTGATGGTGATGATGTGTCTTCGTGTCGTGTTGCTTCTACAAAGCGGGGAGGCTCTTCCCAAGTCCAAGTACCCGAACCAGTGAACCGTGAGTGGATCTATATTATAGATGGAGA ATTTAGCAATCAAATAACGGCTACGCGGATTATTGGAGTAAACCTAAAGGGTATGTGGTCCGGTCCATGGAAAAGTTGGAAAGATGTTCCTAATGAGGACAAAAAGCGGTTGTTTGAACGATTCCAT TGTTATTTTCAGTGGGAGGAGAAATGGAATGGTGAAATATATAGTTGCTGGGAGCAGTGCATTGCTGGTAAAATTCCGGATTTGTTGTGTAGGGCGAAAAGAAAATAA
- the LOC110941631 gene encoding uncharacterized protein LOC110941631 isoform X4: MLVMSSFAKKKLSGGSVTKLSVSSVPKTVTKEDIQHAFEEHGQVEVALVKNKRTGQQQDIMGRTTTNISKGRGQGVDRSSGEQGRSQGSVLGSSDTVGLKSNQQHTLMSSPIEEGSDGDDVSSCRVASTKRGGSSQVQVPEPVNREWIYIIDGEFSNQITATRIIGVNLKGMWSGPWKSWKDVPNEDKKRLFERFHCYFQWEEKWNGEIYSCWEQCIAGKIPDLLCRAKRK, translated from the exons ATGTTAGTTATGA GCAGTTTTGCTAAGAAAAAACTATCTGGAGGCAGTGTTACCAAACTTTCTGTTAGTTCTGTTCCAAAGACCGTCACTAAAGAGGAT ATCCAGCATGCTTTTGAAGAACATGGACAAGTTGAGGTTGCTTTGGTCAAAAATAAGAGAACAGGGCAGCAACAAG ATATCATGGGACGTACTACGACAAATATCAGCAAAGGTCGTGGCCAAGGTGTTGATCGAAGTAGTGGTGAGCAAGGTCGTAGTCAAGGAAGTGTTCTAGGTAGTAGTGATACCGTTGGACTAAAGTCAAATCAGCAGCATACTTTGATGTCTTCTCCCATTGAGGAGGGTAGTGATGGTGATGATGTGTCTTCGTGTCGTGTTGCTTCTACAAAGCGGGGAGGCTCTTCCCAAGTCCAAGTACCCGAACCAGTGAACCGTGAGTGGATCTATATTATAGATGGAGA ATTTAGCAATCAAATAACGGCTACGCGGATTATTGGAGTAAACCTAAAGGGTATGTGGTCCGGTCCATGGAAAAGTTGGAAAGATGTTCCTAATGAGGACAAAAAGCGGTTGTTTGAACGATTCCAT TGTTATTTTCAGTGGGAGGAGAAATGGAATGGTGAAATATATAGTTGCTGGGAGCAGTGCATTGCTGGTAAAATTCCGGATTTGTTGTGTAGGGCGAAAAGAAAATAA
- the LOC110941629 gene encoding uncharacterized protein LOC110941629, translated as MAWYTDRGWMYEKTDSNGFLNSEYCDNVELFLDFAFSKEEVVDTWVNMHGETKRNIKCPCYKCQNISYRDRATVQKHLFKDGFMLRYEIWSEHGEKSNHDVGQSSTTMEIDDDDDDGCKRMVLDNLCSCDYTSSTLEGRVPNPEAKRFYDMLEAADEPLWEGEKATSFSKLQAATSFLTWKSLFNVSTAAYNFNISMINAMLPENNKLPKSFYDTKKSLEPLSLPYERIDVCKNHCMIFYKQDKALTHCKYCKESRYKSVLNKVPNLVMWYMPIGPRLKRLYMSTKTAKDMTWHHDHKTKEGSMAHPSDGMAWKHFDSENPDFAKEIRNVRLGLCTDGFNPNNSNSIPYSLWPVFLTIYNLPPWMSMKDSFIEVINAPNKEHLRDLAQGPLTYVKSHKGYFVNGYKFHTKTAYDGRVTQNSGVCVKGASYNEHENDYYGLLDEILELEYHSTIGRCVVVLFKCTWFDPVRGVRVDPKTHMVDVKPTATGCVDDPFILASQAQQVYYTSYPSKSKELKGWLAVVKTTPRGVYELDQDVSEIEDDDVDMEPFFQENERIECTVMDDLLPISLVHEDGRLEEVEDTDGDNDEKVEFEATTLADEDFHILLNFDDEDLE; from the exons ATGGCGTGGTATACTGACCGAGGATGGATGTATGAAAAGACCGATAGTAATGGATTTCTTAATTCTGAATACTGTGACAATGTCGAATTGTTTTTGGACTTCGCATTTTCTAAAGAAGAAGTGGTTGATACGTGGGTGAATATGCATGGTGAGACAAAACGTAACATAAAATGTCCTTGTTATAAATGCCAAAATATAAGTTACAGAGACAGAGCCACTGTACAAAAACACTTGTTTAAGGATGGTTTCATGCTTCGTTATGAAATATGGAGTGAACATGGTGAAAAGTCCAACCACGATGTTGGACAATCTTCTACTACAATGgagattgatgatgatgatgatgatggttgcaAACGTATGGTGTTAGATAACTTGTGTTCATGCGATTATACTTCAAGTACATTGGAAGGACGTGTACCGAATCCAGAAGCAAAAAGATTCTATGACATGTTAGAAGCTGCTGATGAACCTTTGTGGGAGGGCGAAAAGGCTACAAGTTTTTCAAAGTTACAAGCTGCTACGAGTTTTTTGACATGGAAATCACTTTTCAATGTGTCAACTGCAGCTTACAACTTTAACATTTCCATGATTAATGCAATGTTGCCCGAAAATAATAAACTTCCAAAAAGCTTTTATGATACGAAGAAGAGTTTGGAACCATTGAGTCTTCCATACGAGAGAATTGATGTTTGCAAAAACCATTGCATGATATTCTATAAGCAAGACAAGGCATTGACACATTGTAAATATTGTAAGGAATCTCGTTACAAAAGTGTCTTGAATAAGGTACCTAATTTGGTGATGTGGTACATGCCAATTGGTCCTAGACTTAAAAGGTTATATATGTCTACAAAAACGGCCAAAGATATGACTTGGCACCATGACCACAAAACAAAAGAGGGTAGCATGGCACATCCTAGTGACGGCATGGCTTGGAAGCATTTTGACTCGGAGAATCCTGACTTTGCAAAAGAGATTCGCAATGTTCGTCTTGGGTTATGCACTGACGGTTTCAATCCAAATAACTCTAACTCAATTCCTTACTCATTGTGGCCCGTCTTTCTTACAATCTATAACTTACCCCCGTGGATGAGTATGAAAGACTCGTTTATTGAA GTTATAAATGCTCCAAATAAGGAGCATTTGAGAGACCTAGCCCAAGGCCCTCTAACTTATGTTAAGTCACACAAGGGCTATTTTGTTAATGGTTACAAATTTCACACGAAAACAGCATACGATGGTCGGGTGACACAAAATAGTGGTGTGTGTGTCAAAGGCGCTTCGTACAATGAACATGAAAATGATTACTATGGATTATTAGATGAGATCTTAGAGTTGGAATATCATAGCACCATAGGACGTTGTGTGGTTGTTTTGTTCAAATGTACCTGGTTTGATCCTGTGAGGGGGGTAAGGGTAGACCCTAAAACTCATATGGTTGATGTTAAACCTACGGCTACAGGATGTGTTGATGACCCCTTTATCTTAGCCTCGCAAGCACAACAAGTGTATTATACTTCTTATCCTTCAAAATCAAAAGAACTAAAAGGCTGGTTAGCCGTTGTAAAGACTACCCCAAGGGGAGTTTACGAACTCGACCAAGATGTTAGTGAAATAGAGGATGATGATGTGGATATGGAGCCTTTCTTTCAAGAGAATGAAAGAATAGAATGCACGGTAATGGATGATCTTCTCCCTATTTCTCTTGTACATGAGGATGGAAGGTTGGAAGAAGTGGAGGATACGGATGGCGAtaatgatgaaaaagttgagtTTGAAGCCACAACTTTAGCTGACGAGGATTTCCACATCTTGCTTAATTTTGACGATGAAGATTTAGAGTGA
- the LOC110941631 gene encoding uncharacterized protein LOC110941631 isoform X5: MAATSFAKKKLSGGSVTKLSVSSVPKTVTKEDIQHAFEEHGQVEVALVKNKRTGQQQDIMGRTTTNISKGRGQGVDRSSGEQGRSQGSVLGSSDTVGLKSNQQHTLMSSPIEEGSDGDDVSSCRVASTKRGGSSQVQVPEPVNREWIYIIDGEFSNQITATRIIGVNLKGMWSGPWKSWKDVPNEDKKRLFERFHCYFQWEEKWNGEIYSCWEQCIAGKIPDLLCRAKRK; encoded by the exons ATGGCAGCAACAAG TTTTGCTAAGAAAAAACTATCTGGAGGCAGTGTTACCAAACTTTCTGTTAGTTCTGTTCCAAAGACCGTCACTAAAGAGGAT ATCCAGCATGCTTTTGAAGAACATGGACAAGTTGAGGTTGCTTTGGTCAAAAATAAGAGAACAGGGCAGCAACAAG ATATCATGGGACGTACTACGACAAATATCAGCAAAGGTCGTGGCCAAGGTGTTGATCGAAGTAGTGGTGAGCAAGGTCGTAGTCAAGGAAGTGTTCTAGGTAGTAGTGATACCGTTGGACTAAAGTCAAATCAGCAGCATACTTTGATGTCTTCTCCCATTGAGGAGGGTAGTGATGGTGATGATGTGTCTTCGTGTCGTGTTGCTTCTACAAAGCGGGGAGGCTCTTCCCAAGTCCAAGTACCCGAACCAGTGAACCGTGAGTGGATCTATATTATAGATGGAGA ATTTAGCAATCAAATAACGGCTACGCGGATTATTGGAGTAAACCTAAAGGGTATGTGGTCCGGTCCATGGAAAAGTTGGAAAGATGTTCCTAATGAGGACAAAAAGCGGTTGTTTGAACGATTCCAT TGTTATTTTCAGTGGGAGGAGAAATGGAATGGTGAAATATATAGTTGCTGGGAGCAGTGCATTGCTGGTAAAATTCCGGATTTGTTGTGTAGGGCGAAAAGAAAATAA
- the LOC110941632 gene encoding uncharacterized protein LOC110941632 isoform X1 has translation MARSTADAGRCRGFVAGGGRGQGGGRGKGVVIEENMAATRELGNNKRTWQQQDQYGRGSFAKKKLSGGSVTKLSVSSVPKTVTKEDIQHAFEEHGQVEVALVKNKRTGQQQDIMGRTTTNISKGRGQGVDRSSGEQGRSQGSVLGSSDTVGLKSNQQHTLMSSPIEEGSDGDDVSSCRVASTKRGGSSQVQVPEPVNREWIYIIDGEFSNQITATRIIGVNLKGMWSGPWKSWKDVPNEDKKRLFERFHVCT, from the exons ATGGCACGTAGTACAGCAGATGCCGGCAGATGTCGTGGTTTTGTGGCAGGAGGCGGCAGAGGGCAAG GAGGTGGCAGGGGGAAAGGTGTGGTCATTGAAGAGAACATGGCAGCAACAAGAGAACTGGGCAACAACAAGAGAACATGGCAGCAACAAG ATCAATATGGTCGAGGCAGTTTTGCTAAGAAAAAACTATCTGGAGGCAGTGTTACCAAACTTTCTGTTAGTTCTGTTCCAAAGACCGTCACTAAAGAGGAT ATCCAGCATGCTTTTGAAGAACATGGACAAGTTGAGGTTGCTTTGGTCAAAAATAAGAGAACAGGGCAGCAACAAG ATATCATGGGACGTACTACGACAAATATCAGCAAAGGTCGTGGCCAAGGTGTTGATCGAAGTAGTGGTGAGCAAGGTCGTAGTCAAGGAAGTGTTCTAGGTAGTAGTGATACCGTTGGACTAAAGTCAAATCAGCAGCATACTTTGATGTCTTCTCCCATTGAGGAGGGTAGTGATGGTGATGATGTGTCTTCGTGTCGTGTTGCTTCTACAAAGCGGGGAGGCTCTTCCCAAGTCCAAGTACCCGAACCAGTGAACCGTGAGTGGATCTATATTATAGATGGAGA ATTTAGCAATCAAATAACGGCTACGCGGATTATTGGAGTAAACCTAAAGGGTATGTGGTCCGGTCCATGGAAAAGTTGGAAAGATGTTCCTAATGAGGACAAAAAGCGGTTGTTTGAACGATTCCATGTGTGTACTTAA
- the LOC110941632 gene encoding uncharacterized protein LOC110941632 isoform X2: MARSTADAGRCRGFVAGGGRGQGGGRGKGVVIEENMAATRELGNNKRTWQQQDQYGRGSFAKKKLSGGSVTKLSVSSVPKTVTKEDHAFEEHGQVEVALVKNKRTGQQQDIMGRTTTNISKGRGQGVDRSSGEQGRSQGSVLGSSDTVGLKSNQQHTLMSSPIEEGSDGDDVSSCRVASTKRGGSSQVQVPEPVNREWIYIIDGEFSNQITATRIIGVNLKGMWSGPWKSWKDVPNEDKKRLFERFHVCT, translated from the exons ATGGCACGTAGTACAGCAGATGCCGGCAGATGTCGTGGTTTTGTGGCAGGAGGCGGCAGAGGGCAAG GAGGTGGCAGGGGGAAAGGTGTGGTCATTGAAGAGAACATGGCAGCAACAAGAGAACTGGGCAACAACAAGAGAACATGGCAGCAACAAG ATCAATATGGTCGAGGCAGTTTTGCTAAGAAAAAACTATCTGGAGGCAGTGTTACCAAACTTTCTGTTAGTTCTGTTCCAAAGACCGTCACTAAAGAGGAT CATGCTTTTGAAGAACATGGACAAGTTGAGGTTGCTTTGGTCAAAAATAAGAGAACAGGGCAGCAACAAG ATATCATGGGACGTACTACGACAAATATCAGCAAAGGTCGTGGCCAAGGTGTTGATCGAAGTAGTGGTGAGCAAGGTCGTAGTCAAGGAAGTGTTCTAGGTAGTAGTGATACCGTTGGACTAAAGTCAAATCAGCAGCATACTTTGATGTCTTCTCCCATTGAGGAGGGTAGTGATGGTGATGATGTGTCTTCGTGTCGTGTTGCTTCTACAAAGCGGGGAGGCTCTTCCCAAGTCCAAGTACCCGAACCAGTGAACCGTGAGTGGATCTATATTATAGATGGAGA ATTTAGCAATCAAATAACGGCTACGCGGATTATTGGAGTAAACCTAAAGGGTATGTGGTCCGGTCCATGGAAAAGTTGGAAAGATGTTCCTAATGAGGACAAAAAGCGGTTGTTTGAACGATTCCATGTGTGTACTTAA
- the LOC110941633 gene encoding uncharacterized protein LOC110941633, producing MAWYTDRGWMYEKTDSNGFLNSEYCDNVELFLDFAFSKEEVVDTWVNMHGETKRNIKCPCYKCQNISYRDRATVQKHLFKDGFMLRYEIWSEHGEKSNHDVGQSSTTMEIDDDDDDGCKRMVLDNLCSCDYTSSTLEGRVPNPEAKRFYDMLEAADEPLWEGEKATSFSKLQAATSFLTWKSLFNVSTAAYNFNISMINAMLPENNKLPKSFYDTKKSLEPLSLPYERIDVCKNHCMIFYKQDKALTHCKYCKESRYKSVLNKVPNLVMWYMPIGPRLKRLYMSTKTAKDMTWHHDHKTKEGSMAHPSDGMAWKHFDSENPDFAKEIRNVRLGLCTDGFNPNNSNSIPYSLWPVFLTIYNLPPWMSMKDSFIEVINAPNKEHLRDLAQGPLTYVKSHKGYFVNGYKFHTKTAYDGRVTQNSGVCVKGASYNEHENDYYGLLDEILELEYHSTIGRCVVVLFKCTWFDPVRGVRVDPKTHMVDVKPTATGCVDDPFILASQAQQVYYTSYPSKSKELKGWLAVVKTTPRGVYELDQDVSEIEDDDVDMEPFFQENERIECTVMDDLLPISLVHEDGRLEEVEDTDGDNDEKVEFEATTLADEDFHILLNFDDEDLE from the exons ATGGCGTGGTATACTGACCGAGGATGGATGTATGAAAAGACCGATAGTAATGGATTTCTTAATTCTGAATACTGTGACAATGTCGAATTGTTTTTGGACTTCGCATTTTCTAAAGAAGAAGTGGTTGATACGTGGGTGAATATGCATGGTGAGACAAAACGTAACATAAAATGTCCTTGTTATAAATGCCAAAATATAAGTTACAGAGACAGAGCCACTGTACAAAAACACTTGTTTAAGGATGGTTTCATGCTTCGTTATGAAATATGGAGTGAACATGGTGAAAAGTCCAACCACGATGTTGGACAATCTTCTACTACAATGgagattgatgatgatgatgatgatggttgcaAACGTATGGTGTTAGATAACTTGTGTTCATGCGATTATACTTCAAGTACATTGGAAGGACGTGTACCGAATCCAGAAGCAAAAAGATTCTATGACATGTTAGAAGCTGCTGATGAACCTTTGTGGGAGGGCGAAAAGGCTACAAGTTTTTCAAAGTTACAAGCTGCTACGAGTTTTTTGACATGGAAATCACTTTTCAATGTGTCAACTGCAGCTTACAACTTTAACATTTCCATGATTAATGCAATGTTGCCCGAAAATAATAAACTTCCAAAAAGCTTTTATGATACGAAGAAGAGTTTGGAACCATTGAGTCTTCCATACGAGAGAATTGATGTTTGCAAAAACCATTGCATGATATTCTATAAGCAAGACAAGGCATTGACACATTGTAAATATTGTAAGGAATCTCGTTACAAAAGTGTCTTGAATAAGGTACCTAATTTGGTGATGTGGTACATGCCAATTGGTCCTAGACTTAAAAGGTTATATATGTCTACAAAAACGGCCAAAGATATGACTTGGCACCATGACCACAAAACAAAAGAGGGTAGCATGGCACATCCTAGTGACGGCATGGCTTGGAAGCATTTTGACTCGGAGAATCCTGACTTTGCAAAAGAGATTCGCAATGTTCGTCTTGGGTTATGCACTGACGGTTTCAATCCAAATAACTCTAACTCAATTCCTTACTCATTGTGGCCCGTCTTTCTTACAATCTATAACTTACCCCCTTGGATGAGTATGAAAGACTCGTTTATTGAA GTTATAAATGCTCCAAATAAGGAGCATTTGAGAGACCTAGCCCAAGGCCCTCTAACTTATGTTAAGTCACACAAGGGCTATTTTGTTAATGGTTACAAATTTCACACGAAAACAGCATACGATGGTCGGGTGACACAAAATAGTGGTGTGTGTGTCAAAGGCGCTTCGTACAATGAACATGAAAATGATTACTATGGATTATTAGATGAGATCTTAGAGTTGGAATATCATAGCACCATAGGACGTTGTGTGGTTGTTTTGTTCAAATGTACCTGGTTTGATCCTGTGAGGGGGGTAAGGGTAGACCCTAAAACTCATATGGTTGATGTTAAACCTACGGCTACAGGATGTGTTGATGACCCCTTTATCTTAGCCTCGCAAGCACAACAAGTGTATTATACTTCTTATCCTTCAAAATCAAAAGAACTAAAAGGCTGGTTAGCCGTTGTAAAGACTACCCCAAGGGGAGTTTACGAACTCGACCAAGATGTTAGTGAAATAGAGGATGATGATGTGGATATGGAGCCTTTCTTTCAAGAGAATGAAAGAATAGAATGCACGGTAATGGATGATCTTCTCCCTATTTCTCTTGTACATGAGGATGGAAGGTTGGAAGAAGTGGAGGATACGGATGGCGAtaatgatgaaaaagttgagtTTGAAGCCACAACTTTAGCTGACGAGGATTTCCACATCTTGCTTAATTTTGACGATGAAGATTTAGAGTGA
- the LOC110941631 gene encoding uncharacterized protein LOC110941631 isoform X2, whose protein sequence is MARSTADAGRCRGFVAGGGRGQGGGRGKGVVIEENMAATRELGNNKRTWQQQDQYGRGSFAKKKLSGGSVTKLSVSSVPKTVTKEDHAFEEHGQVEVALVKNKRTGQQQDIMGRTTTNISKGRGQGVDRSSGEQGRSQGSVLGSSDTVGLKSNQQHTLMSSPIEEGSDGDDVSSCRVASTKRGGSSQVQVPEPVNREWIYIIDGEFSNQITATRIIGVNLKGMWSGPWKSWKDVPNEDKKRLFERFHCYFQWEEKWNGEIYSCWEQCIAGKIPDLLCRAKRK, encoded by the exons ATGGCACGTAGTACAGCAGATGCCGGCAGATGTCGTGGTTTTGTGGCAGGAGGCGGCAGAGGGCAAG GAGGTGGCAGGGGGAAAGGTGTGGTCATTGAAGAGAACATGGCAGCAACAAGAGAACTGGGCAACAACAAGAGAACATGGCAGCAACAAG ATCAATATGGTCGAGGCAGTTTTGCTAAGAAAAAACTATCTGGAGGCAGTGTTACCAAACTTTCTGTTAGTTCTGTTCCAAAGACCGTCACTAAAGAGGAT CATGCTTTTGAAGAACATGGACAAGTTGAGGTTGCTTTGGTCAAAAATAAGAGAACAGGGCAGCAACAAG ATATCATGGGACGTACTACGACAAATATCAGCAAAGGTCGTGGCCAAGGTGTTGATCGAAGTAGTGGTGAGCAAGGTCGTAGTCAAGGAAGTGTTCTAGGTAGTAGTGATACCGTTGGACTAAAGTCAAATCAGCAGCATACTTTGATGTCTTCTCCCATTGAGGAGGGTAGTGATGGTGATGATGTGTCTTCGTGTCGTGTTGCTTCTACAAAGCGGGGAGGCTCTTCCCAAGTCCAAGTACCCGAACCAGTGAACCGTGAGTGGATCTATATTATAGATGGAGA ATTTAGCAATCAAATAACGGCTACGCGGATTATTGGAGTAAACCTAAAGGGTATGTGGTCCGGTCCATGGAAAAGTTGGAAAGATGTTCCTAATGAGGACAAAAAGCGGTTGTTTGAACGATTCCAT TGTTATTTTCAGTGGGAGGAGAAATGGAATGGTGAAATATATAGTTGCTGGGAGCAGTGCATTGCTGGTAAAATTCCGGATTTGTTGTGTAGGGCGAAAAGAAAATAA